In Camelina sativa cultivar DH55 chromosome 16, Cs, whole genome shotgun sequence, a single window of DNA contains:
- the LOC104749834 gene encoding monothiol glutaredoxin-S9, with the protein MDKVVRMSSEKGVVIFSKSSCCLSYAVQVLFQDLGVHPTIHEIDKDPECREIEKALMRLGCSTPVPAIFVGGKLIGSTNEVMSLHLSGSLVPLVKPFQANLC; encoded by the coding sequence ATGGACAAAGTTGTTAGAATGTCGTCAGAGAAAGGAGTGGTTATTTTCAGCAAGAGTTCGTGTTGCCTGTCCTATGCTGTCCAAGTCCTCTTCCAGGATCTCGGGGTTCACCCAACGATCCATGAGATTGATAAGGACCCTGAATGTCGTGAGATCGAGAAAGCACTGATGAGGCTTGGGTGTTCCACGCCTGTCCCAGCCATCTTTGTGGGTGGGAAGCTCATTGGTTCGACCAATGAAGTCATGTCGCTACACCTAAGCGGCTCGCTGGTTCCGCTGGTTAAGCCGTTTCAGGCCAATCTATGTTAA
- the LOC104749835 gene encoding uncharacterized protein LOC104749835 isoform X2 gives MKVDEIEDFRFEELEDPEMDTDKDNERLMTPTPTRRRMYHSSSSSSSASASSSAASSLAAKAIRASSAHRDSSVSSAYSSPSSAPVPTPPKDEVKKAHHEYTSMKSLNEPKRGFWGSLASKAKAFLDEDDPNQLPQSPKRTDHNIPSPTTSGTSSTASGGTKETGQAGRKSENPSLQRRLDAITSSLNYIGGTIGTVVEEGITAVENRTAGIIQETRKKIKKKPSLTRNQQNPEIQADLEIQLKASRDVAMAMAAKAKLLLRELKMVKSDMAFAKQRCAQLEEENKVLRENRNGGNSQTDDDDLVRLQLETLLAEKARLAHENSIYTRENLYLRGVVEYHQLTMQDVVYFDEKTEEVTEVYPITVTSMSSSSDNSHSPNPKVLELK, from the exons ATGAAGGTCGACGAGATTGAGGATTTCAGATTCGAGGAACTCGAAGATCCCGAAATGGATACGGACAAAGATAACGAAAGGCTGATGACGCCGACGCCGACTAGGAGGAGGATGTAtcattcctcttcttcttcttcttcggcttcGGCTTCATCCTCTGCTGCGTCGTCTCTCGCTGCCAAGGCAATTCGAGCATCTTCTGCGCATAGAGACTCTTCTGTTTCCTCTGCTTACTCGTCTCCTTCTTCCGCTCCTGTTCCCACTCCTCCCaag GATGAGGTGAAGAAGGCTCATCATGAGTATACTTCTATGAAAAGTTTGAATGAACCAAAACGAGGCTTTTGGGGAAGTTTAGCTAGTAAAGCTAAGGCCTTTTTAGATGAGGATGATCCTAATCAATTGCCTCAGAGTCCTAAGAGAACGGATCACAACATACCTTCTCCAACGACTTCTGGAACTTCTTCAACGGCTTCAGGAGGAACTAAG GAAACTGGTCAGGCAGGTAGGAAAAGTGAGAATCCTTCATTACAGAGGAGGTTAGACGCGATCACTTCATCGTTAAATTACATTGGTGGCACTATTGGCACTGTTGTTGAG GAAGGTATCACCGCTGTGGAGAACCGTACTGCAGGCATCATTCAAGAAACCcgtaaaaagattaaaaagaagCCAAGTCTAACAAGGAACCAGCAGAATCCTGAGATACAAGCAGATTTGGAAATTCAACTAAAGGCATCTCGCGAC GTTGCAATGGCCATGGCTGCCAAG GCAAAGCTTTTACTTCGGGAGCTGAAGATGGTTAAATCTGATATGGCCTTTGCAAAGCAACGATGCGCACagctagaagaagaaaataaggtTCTGAGAGAGAACCGTAATGGTGGGAACAGCCAaacggatgatgatgatttg GTGCGACTTCAACTTGAAACGTTATTGGCTGAGAAAGCTCGATTAGCTCATGAGAACTCGATATACACTCGCGAAAACCTTTATCTGAGAGGAGTAGTCGAATATCACCAGCTCACAATGCAGGATGTGGTTTACTTTGATGAGAAGACTGAAGAAGTGACTGAGGTATATCCCATTACTGTCACTTCAATGTCTTCCTCATCAGATAACTCTCACTCTCCAAACCCAAAAGTCTTGGAGCTCAAAtga
- the LOC104749835 gene encoding uncharacterized protein LOC104749835 isoform X1 has translation MKVDEIEDFRFEELEDPEMDTDKDNERLMTPTPTRRRMYHSSSSSSSASASSSAASSLAAKAIRASSAHRDSSVSSAYSSPSSAPVPTPPKDEVKKAHHEYTSMKSLNEPKRGFWGSLASKAKAFLDEDDPNQLPQSPKRTDHNIPSPTTSGTSSTASGGTKETGQAGRKSENPSLQRRLDAITSSLNYIGGTIGTVVEEGITAVENRTAGIIQETRKKIKKKPSLTRNQQNPEIQADLEIQLKASRDVAMAMAAKAKLLLRELKMVKSDMAFAKQRCAQLEEENKVLRENRNGGNSQTDDDDLVRLQLETLLAEKARLAHENSIYTRENLYLRGVVEYHQLTMQDVVYFDEKTEEVTEVYPITVTSMSSSSDNSHSPNPKVLELK, from the exons ATGAAGGTCGACGAGATTGAGGATTTCAGATTCGAGGAACTCGAAGATCCCGAAATGGATACGGACAAAGATAACGAAAGGCTGATGACGCCGACGCCGACTAGGAGGAGGATGTAtcattcctcttcttcttcttcttcggcttcGGCTTCATCCTCTGCTGCGTCGTCTCTCGCTGCCAAGGCAATTCGAGCATCTTCTGCGCATAGAGACTCTTCTGTTTCCTCTGCTTACTCGTCTCCTTCTTCCGCTCCTGTTCCCACTCCTCCCaag GATGAGGTGAAGAAGGCTCATCATGAGTATACTTCTATGAAAAGTTTGAATGAACCAAAACGAGGCTTTTGGGGAAGTTTAGCTAGTAAAGCTAAGGCCTTTTTAGATGAGGATGATCCTAATCAATTGCCTCAGAGTCCTAAGAGAACGGATCACAACATACCTTCTCCAACGACTTCTGGAACTTCTTCAACGGCTTCAGGAGGAACTAAG GAAACTGGTCAGGCAGGTAGGAAAAGTGAGAATCCTTCATTACAGAGGAGGTTAGACGCGATCACTTCATCGTTAAATTACATTGGTGGCACTATTGGCACTGTTGTTGAG GAAGGTATCACCGCTGTGGAGAACCGTACTGCAGGCATCATTCAAGAAACCcgtaaaaagattaaaaagaagCCAAGTCTAACAAGGAACCAGCAGAATCCTGAGATACAAGCAGATTTGGAAATTCAACTAAAGGCATCTCGCGAC GTTGCAATGGCCATGGCTGCCAAGGCAAAGCTTTTACTTCGGGAGCTGAAGATGGTTAAATCTGATATGGCCTTTGCAAAGCAACGATGCGCACagctagaagaagaaaataaggtTCTGAGAGAGAACCGTAATGGTGGGAACAGCCAaacggatgatgatgatttg GTGCGACTTCAACTTGAAACGTTATTGGCTGAGAAAGCTCGATTAGCTCATGAGAACTCGATATACACTCGCGAAAACCTTTATCTGAGAGGAGTAGTCGAATATCACCAGCTCACAATGCAGGATGTGGTTTACTTTGATGAGAAGACTGAAGAAGTGACTGAGGTATATCCCATTACTGTCACTTCAATGTCTTCCTCATCAGATAACTCTCACTCTCCAAACCCAAAAGTCTTGGAGCTCAAAtga
- the LOC104749836 gene encoding root phototropism protein 2 isoform X1, translated as MATEGKSPINMNSMSSSLQRTGQWVFSQDIPTDVVVEVGEANFSLHKFMLVAKSNYIRKLIIESKDSDVTRIDLSDMPGGPEIFEKAAKFCYGVNFEITVQNVAALHCAAEFLQMTDKYCDNNLAGRTQDFLSQVALSSLSGAIVVLKSCEILLPISRDLGIVRRCVDVVAAKACNEAMFPCRTPPNWWTEELCILDVGFFADVVASMKQRGVKPSSLASAIITYTEKSLRDLVRDHSGRGVKFSDTGDNDSDERSQQRDLVESIVSLLPSDKGLFPINFLCSLLRCSVFLDTSLTCKNELEKRISVVLEHVSVDDLLIPSFTYDGERLLDLDSVRRIISSFVEKEKNVGVFNGGDFNRGLCSVTLQRVAKTVDSYLAEIATYGELTISKFNAIANLVPKSARKSDDDLYRAIDIFLKAHPNLDEIEREKVCSSMDPLKLSYDARLHASQNKRLPVNIVLHALYYDQLKLRSGVEEHEERAVVVNLPEALKTRSQLQADTTLAKENEALRSELMKMKMYVSDMQKNKNGAGASSSNSTSLVSNNKKSKHTFFSSVSKKLGKLNPFRHGSKDTSNLDEDLAGVDITKPRRRRFSIS; from the exons atggcgacaGAAGGAAAAAGCCCCATCAACATGAACTCAATGTCTTCGAGTCTTCAGAGAACCGGCCAATG GGTTTTTTCTCAAGATATTCCGACAGATGTTGTAGTTGAGGTCGGAGAAGCCAATTTCTCTCTTCATAAG TTCATGTTAGTTGCGAAGAGTAACTACATAAGGAAGCTAATAATCGAATCAAAAGACAGCGACGTGACGAGAATAG ATCTCTCGGATATGCCCGGAGGTCCTGAGATATTTGAGAAAGCAGCCAAATTCTGTTACGGTGTTAACTTCGAGATCACCGTCCAAAACGTGGCGGCTCTTCATTGCGCCGCTGAGTTTCTACAGATGACTGACAAGTACTGCGACAACAATCTTGCCGGTCGGACACAAGACTTCCTCTCTCAGGTCGCTTTATCTAGCCTCTCTGGAGCCATTGTTGTTCTCAAGTCTTGCGAGATTCTCCTTCCTATTTCTCGTGATCTCGGTATTGTCCGCCGTTGTGTCGACGTCGTCGCTGCTAAG GCTTGCAACGAGGCAATGTTTCCATGTCGAACACCACCAAACTGGTGGACAGAGGAACTCTGTATCTTAGACGTTGGCTTCTTCGCCGACGTAGTAGCTTCCATGAAGCAAAGAGGAGTCAAACCATCCTCCTTAGCCTCTGCGATCATCACCTACACCGAGAAATCTTTAAGAGACCTTGTAAGAGACCATTCCGGTAGAGGAGTGAAGTTTTCCGATACCGGGGATAACGATTCCGACGAGAGATCCCAACAGAGAGATCTTGTTGAATCAATCGTGTCTCTCTTACCTTCAGATAAAGGACTCTTCCCCATCAATTTCCTCTGTTCTCTCCTCCGTTGTTCAGTCTTCTTGGACACTTCCTTGACCTGCAAGAACGAGCTCGAGAAACGAATCTCAGTCGTTCTCGAGCACGTCTCCGTCGACGATCTATTGATCCCGTCTTTCACTTACGACGGAGAACGGTTACTAGATCTCGACAGTGTCAGGAGAATCATCTCTAGTTTCGTCGAAAAGGAGAAAAACGTTGGTGTTTTCAACGGCGGAGACTTCAACAGAGGACTCTGCTCTGTTACACTACAAAGAGTCGCTAAAACCGTTGATTCTTACTTAGCAGAGATCGCTACTTACGGAGAGCTAACGATCTCCAAGTTCAACGCCATCGCCAACCTTGTCCCCAAATCCGCTAGAAAATCAGACGACGATCTCTACAGAGCTATAGACATATTCTTGAAAGCTCATCCGAACCTAGAcgagatagaaagagagaaagtgtgTAGCTCAATGGACCCTTTAAAGCTTTCGTACGACGCACGTCTCCACGCCTCACAGAACAAGAGACTACCAGTAAACATAGTTCTTCACGCTCTTTACTACGATCAGTTAAAGCTAAGAAGTGGAGTCGAAGAACATGAAGAAAGAGCAGTAGTTGTTAATCTACCCGAAGCTTTAAAGACACGTAGCCAGCTTCAAGCTGATACTACGTTAGCTAAAGAGAACGAAGCGTTGAGGAGCGagctgatgaagatgaagatgtatGTTTCGGATATGCAGAAGAATAAGAACGGTGCAGGAGCTTCTTCTTCGAACTCAACGTCGTTGGTGAGTAATAATAAGAAGAGCAAACatacttttttctcttctgtCTCGAAGAAACTTGGGAAGTTGAATCCGTTTAGACATGGGTCTAAGGATACTTCGAACTTGGATGAAGATCTTGCTGGTGTTGATATTACTAAGCCAAGGAGACGAAGATTCTCAATCTCTTAA
- the LOC104749836 gene encoding root phototropism protein 2 isoform X2, with product MATEGKSPINMNSMSSSLQRTGQWVFSQDIPTDVVVEVGEANFSLHKFMLVAKSNYIRKLIIESKDSDVTRIDLSDMPGGPEIFEKAAKFCYGVNFEITVQNVAALHCAAEFLQMTDKYCDNNLAGRTQDFLSQVALSSLSGAIVVLKSCEILLPISRDLGIVRRCVDVVAAKACNEAMFPCRTPPNWWTEELCILDVGFFADVVASMKQRGVKPSSLASAIITYTEKSLRDLVRDHSGRGVKFSDTGDNDSDERSQQRDLVESIVSLLPSDKGLFPINFLCSLLRCSVFLDTSLTCKNELEKRISVVLEHVSVDDLLIPSFTYDGERLLDLDSVRRIISSFVEKEKNVGVFNGGDFNRGLCSVTLQRVAKTVDSYLAEIATYGELTISKFNAIANLVPKSARKSDDDLYRAIDIFLKAHPNLDEIEREKVCSSMDPLKLSYDARLHASQNKRLPVNIVLHALYYDQLKLRSGVEEHEERAVVVNLPEALKTRSQLQADTTLAKENEALRSELMKMKMYVSDMQKNKNGAGASSSNSTSLVSNNKKSKHTFFSSVSKKLGKLNPFRHGSKDTSNLDEDLAGVDITKPRRRRFSIS from the exons atggcgacaGAAGGAAAAAGCCCCATCAACATGAACTCAATGTCTTCGAGTCTTCAGAGAACCGGCCAATG GGTTTTTTCTCAAGATATTCCGACAGATGTTGTAGTTGAGGTCGGAGAAGCCAATTTCTCTCTTCATAAG TTCATGTTAGTTGCGAAGAGTAACTACATAAGGAAGCTAATAATCGAATCAAAAGACAGCGACGTGACGAGAATAGATCTCTCGGATATGCCCGGAGGTCCTGAGATATTTGAGAAAGCAGCCAAATTCTGTTACGGTGTTAACTTCGAGATCACCGTCCAAAACGTGGCGGCTCTTCATTGCGCCGCTGAGTTTCTACAGATGACTGACAAGTACTGCGACAACAATCTTGCTGGTCGGACACAAGACTTCCTCTCTCAGGTCGCTTTATCTAGCCTCTCTGGAGCTATTGTTGTTCTCAAGTCTTGCGAGATTCTCCTTCCTATTTCTCGTGATCTCGGTATTGTCCGCCGTTGTGTCGACGTCGTCGCTGCTAAG GCTTGCAACGAGGCAATGTTTCCATGTCGAACACCACCAAACTGGTGGACAGAGGAACTCTGTATCTTAGACGTTGGCTTCTTCGCCGACGTAGTAGCTTCCATGAAGCAAAGAGGAGTCAAACCATCCTCCTTAGCCTCTGCGATCATCACCTACACCGAGAAATCTTTAAGAGACCTTGTAAGAGACCATTCCGGTAGAGGAGTGAAGTTTTCCGATACCGGGGATAACGATTCCGACGAGAGATCCCAACAGAGAGATCTTGTTGAATCAATCGTGTCTCTCTTACCTTCAGATAAAGGACTCTTCCCCATCAATTTCCTCTGTTCTCTCCTCCGTTGTTCAGTCTTCTTGGACACTTCCTTGACCTGCAAGAACGAGCTCGAGAAACGAATCTCAGTCGTTCTCGAGCACGTCTCCGTCGACGATCTATTGATCCCGTCTTTCACTTACGACGGAGAACGGTTACTAGATCTCGACAGTGTCAGGAGAATCATCTCTAGTTTCGTCGAAAAGGAGAAAAACGTTGGTGTTTTCAACGGCGGAGACTTCAACAGAGGACTCTGCTCTGTTACACTACAAAGAGTCGCTAAAACCGTTGATTCTTACTTAGCAGAGATCGCTACTTACGGAGAGCTAACGATCTCCAAGTTCAACGCCATCGCCAACCTTGTCCCCAAATCCGCTAGAAAATCAGACGACGATCTCTACAGAGCTATAGACATATTCTTGAAAGCTCATCCGAACCTAGAcgagatagaaagagagaaagtgtgTAGCTCAATGGACCCTTTAAAGCTTTCGTACGACGCACGTCTCCACGCCTCACAGAACAAGAGACTACCAGTAAACATAGTTCTTCACGCTCTTTACTACGATCAGTTAAAGCTAAGAAGTGGAGTCGAAGAACATGAAGAAAGAGCAGTAGTTGTTAATCTACCCGAAGCTTTAAAGACACGTAGCCAGCTTCAAGCTGATACTACGTTAGCTAAAGAGAACGAAGCGTTGAGGAGCGagctgatgaagatgaagatgtatGTTTCGGATATGCAGAAGAATAAGAACGGTGCAGGAGCTTCTTCTTCGAACTCAACGTCGTTGGTGAGTAATAATAAGAAGAGCAAACatacttttttctcttctgtCTCGAAGAAACTTGGGAAGTTGAATCCGTTTAGACATGGGTCTAAGGATACTTCGAACTTGGATGAAGATCTTGCTGGTGTTGATATTACTAAGCCAAGGAGACGAAGATTCTCAATCTCTTAA